In one Ciona intestinalis unplaced genomic scaffold, KH HT000503.1, whole genome shotgun sequence genomic region, the following are encoded:
- the LOC113475444 gene encoding uncharacterized protein LOC113475444 translates to MASSSHDFVQDEVSELERILAQKLKDLCKGGKEMNGTKPKAAPIFYDLAKIYNYKPKDKMLNMTRSAALYNAAIVRDPENQRFKDELKALCSAVLETANVANRDADLISLAAEVKNKLNDLRKDFGESYNQLDIIPYGLEGEQLIETERKKVLDVKNLQQQVTRRYTELMRFISDECIKIMGAPPCKYAVVGLGSLARSEITPYSDFEHIIVLDNDVAKMEDRKMIMKYFRWFTTIFNIILINLGETMINCVAIPSINPKYRDWFTDTVTPNGVTFDGMVAHACIRPLGRPATKEKPWNTEFIKPVDEMVQYLDSDEELKEGYHVADALYKACFVAGDEVICAEYQEKAHLRLKENDETNEFFAVYKQMEKDLKTFNIFDQQTNVTSGLQNFNLKKVIYRGATIFVSALSRFYSLSASSCFDVIDELDKHPDFNKEVAHQLRFMVAVACEVRAKLYHKEGQQDDIFMEDFQYNDIVTGLIEIIGKQSLVSLTEALYLMHIALTARRYASESVQNESEELVPNVSAKLVQNVSEYTIEKKVGMKPLLFHCRNKNLFKIAKMQPTFLKLGSLTASDLEALLDLEEKTVKLHALNAFNFREDVISMIKKVIPTLPRHEFSLQFYYAAIRYASFYDENDLALELTTKLIQLDIKQHRINPDFCNPTAEAKFELKVQELKSVVDRSEEGALRLVQELNEMVEALKPTMFIGIHLMMYVQLLRKLNHGQQAQKVLEKLLQIEEVQNEIPYHRDALLESQILIEYTITLLCNRNYQRALIQLNKIKQILEPHKKLTVTHMVLYDVYGRYYHCTDRYMEAMICYLEHARIGEKIKEPILDEVKQNIRSVFILFAHHFI, encoded by the exons ATGGCATCATCTAGTCATGATTTCGTACAAGATGAGGTTAGTGAGCTTGAGAGGATTCTTGCCCAAAAGTTAAAGGATTTGTGTAAAGGTGGGAAAGAAATGAATGGAACTAAACCTAAAGCAGCTCCGATTTTTTATGATCTTGCAAagatttataattataaacccAAGGATAAAATGTTGAACATGACTCGTAGTGCAGCTTTGTATAATGCTGCTATTGTGAGGGATCCAGAAAATCAAAGGTTTAAAGATGAACTTAAAGCTTTGTGCTCAGCAGTTCTGGAGACAGCAAATGTTGCAAACCGTGACGCTGATTTGATTTCTTTGGCAGCTGAGGTGAAAAACAAACTGAATGATTTACGAAAGGATTTTGGCGAAAGTTATAATCAGCTTGATATAATCCCATATGGTTTAGAAGGTGAACAACTAATTGAAACAGAAAGAAAGAAAGTTCTGGATGTTAAAAACCTTCAACAGCAAGTTACGAGAAGGTACACGGAGTTAATGAGGTTTATTTCTGATGAATGTATCAAAATTATGGGAGCACCACCATGCAAATATGCTGTAGTTGGATTGGGTTCCTTGGCACGATCAGAAATCACCCCATACTCAGATTTTGAACACATCATTGTCCTTGATAATGATGTTGCTAAGATGGAAGATCGGAAGATGATCATGAAGTACTTCAGATGGTTCACCACAATCTTCAACATCATCTTAATCAACCTCGGAGAAACCATGATCAACTGTGTTGCAATTCCAAGTATAAACCCAAAGTATAGAGACTGGTTTACAGACACTGTTACACCAAATGGGGTAACATTTGATGGGATGGTAGCCCACGCTTGCATACGCCCACTTGGACGACCAGCAACTAAAGAGAAACCTTGGAACACTGAATTTATCAAACCAGTTGATGAAATGGTTCAATATTTAGACAGCGATGAAGAACTGAAAGAGGGATACCATGTGGCTGATGCTTTATATAAAGCTTGCTTTGTAGCTGGTGATGAAGTAATTTGTGCTGAATATCAAGAAAAAGCTCATCTCAGGCTTAAAGAAAATGATGAAACGAATGAGTTCTTCGCTGTGTACAAACAAATggaaaaagatttaaaaacgtttaacatttttgatCAACAAACCAATGTTACTTCaggtttacaaaattttaacctaaaaaaagttatttacagAG GTGCAACCATCTTTGTTTCGGCTTTAAGTCGGTTTTATTCGCTATCAGCATCATCTTGCTTTGATGTCATTGATGAATTAGACAAACATCCTGATTTCAATAAAGAGGTGGCGCACCAACTCCGGTTCATGGTGGCAGTAGCTTGCGAGGTTCGCGCAAAACTTTATCATAAAGAGGGACAACAAGATGATATTTTTATGGAAGATTTTCAATATAATGATATTGTTACTGGTTTAATTGAAATTATTGGAAAACAAAGCCTTGTTTCTTTAACAGAAGCTTTGTATTTGATGCACATAGCACTGACTGCTCGACGTTATGCAAGCGAATCAGTTCAGAATGAGTCTGAAGAATTAGTTCCGAATGTGTCTGCAAAATTAGTTCAGAATGTGTCTGAATATACAATAGAGAAAAAAGTTGGGATGAAACCTTTATTATTTCACTGTAGGAATAAAAATCTCttcaaaattgcaaaaatgCAACCAACCTTCTTAAAATTAGGCTCATTAACAGCCAGTGATCTTGAAGCTTTGCTTGATCTTGAGGAGAAGACGGTAAAATTACATGCTCTGAACGCGTTTAATTTTCGCGAGGACGTAATATCAATGATCAAAAAAGTGATTCCCACATTACCACGACATGAGTTTTcattacagttttattatgCAGCAATTCGATATGCATCTTTTTATGATGAAAATGACCTGGCTTTGGAGTTAACAACAAAACTCATCCAACTTGACATCAAGCAACATAGAATAAACCCAGACTTTTGCAACCCAACAGCTGAAGCAAAGTTTGAACTTAAAGTGCAggagttaaaaagtgttgtGGACCGCTCGGAGGAAGGGGCGCTCAGGCTTGTTCAAGAGTTAAATGAAATGGTGGAAGCTCTTAAGCCGACAATGTTTATAGGCATACATTTAATGATGTATGTACAATTATTGAGAAAGCTTAATCACGGACAACAAGCCCAAAAAGTGCTTGAGAAGCTTTTACAGATAGAAGAAGTACAAAACGAGATACCATACCACCGTGATGCCCTGTTAGAGAGCCAAATACTGATTGAATACACAATTACACTGCTTTGTAATAGAAATTACCAAAGAGCATTAATACaacttaataaaattaaacagataTTAGAACCGCACAAGAAATTGAcagtaacacacatggtacTTTATGATGTGTATGGACGATATTACCATTGTACCGACAGATATATGGAGGCAATGATTTGTTACTTAGAGCATGCGAGAATCggtgaaaaaattaaagaaccAATACTTGATgaagttaaacaaaacattagaAGCGTTTTTATCCTATTTGcacatcattttatttaa